The following coding sequences are from one Musa acuminata AAA Group cultivar baxijiao chromosome BXJ2-4, Cavendish_Baxijiao_AAA, whole genome shotgun sequence window:
- the LOC135609799 gene encoding uncharacterized protein LOC135609799 isoform X2: MLGLPSPIIPPEIASHVLEGVDLCDGVLRNLFLCLQINDIEPFCQDEIVLYRECAEKRDKELRQRLSDSEHKLGLSMPIEEAKERAAQLQSEVTSLERHMILASGIQGMEGFRQRWSLHGRLEDTKRRMEALNQGIEKRKPDKIHGEPVRKKWFFW; the protein is encoded by the exons ATGCTGGGGCTCCCTTCACCTATTATTCCACCGGAGATTGCATCTCATGTTCTTGAAGGTGTTGATTTATGTGATGGAGTGCTAAGGAATCTTTTTTTAT gcttgcaaatcaatgATATTGAACCATTTTGCCAAGATGAGATTGTTTTGTATCGAGAGTGTGCTGAGAAAAGG GATAAAGAGTTAAGACAGAGACTTTCAGATAGTGAACATAAATTGGGGCTGTCCATGCCCATTGAAGAAGCAAAGGAAAGAGCTGCTCAACTTCAATCAGAAGTTACATCTCTAGAAAG gcacatgattcttgcaagtGGAATTCAAGGCATGGAAGGATTTCGTCAGCGCTGGAGCTTGCATGGACGTCTTGAGGATACCAA AAGAAGAATGGAAGCTTTAAACCAGGGAATAGAAAAGAGGAAACCTGACAAGATCCACGGAGAGCCAGTTAGAAAAAAATGGTTTTTTTGGTAG
- the LOC135609798 gene encoding uncharacterized protein At5g19025-like, with translation MVDCRSLIEFCRAFEQHRHLANSQASSDHRIGQSRRKSKSLNPLSHPFCEHSPFAAIDIVMLFLVLGALTVLTVPYFQFIFREAYELLPAAIDVIGDVLYQAPVAYAAGLIFVFVTAIAAWEFFNYQARKCGNPYCKGLRKAVEFDIQLESEECVKCLPPLPKDAFGTRPLDLGQDHKELEAELKKMAPLNGRTVLIFRSPCGCPLGRMEVWGPKKVRRIKK, from the coding sequence ATGGTGGATTGCCGGAGCTTGATCGAGTTCTGCAGGGCCTTCGAGCAGCACCGGCACCTGGCTAACTCCCAGGCCTCTTCCGACCACCGGATCGGCCAGTCGAGGAGAAAGAGCAAGTCATTGAACCCCCTTTCCCACCCCTTCTGCGAGCACTCCCCTTTCGCCGCCATCGACATCGTGATGCTATTCCTGGTCCTCGGAGCGCTCACCGTTCTCACAGTCCCCTACTTCCAGTTCATCTTCCGGGAAGCGTACGAGCTCCTGCCGGCCGCGATCGACGTCATCGGTGACGTCCTCTACCAGGCCCCCGTCGCTTACGCCGCTGGCTTGATCTTCGTGTTCGTCACCGCGATCGCTGCCTGGGAATTCTTCAATTACCAGGCGAGGAAGTGCGGCAATCCCTACTGCAAAGGTCTGCGTAAAGCCGTCGAATTCGACATCCAGCTTGAGTCAGAGGAGTGCGTCAAGTGCTTGCCGCCACTGCCGAAAGATGCTTTTGGGACGCGCCCCTTGGACTTGGGGCAGGATCACAAGGAACTCGAGGCTGAGCTGAAGAAGATGGCACCGCTGAATGGACGCACGGTTCTAATCTTTCGCTCTCCTTGCGGATGCCCGCTAGGGAGAATGGAAGTTTGGGGGCCAAAGAAAGTGCGTAGGATCAAGAAGTAG
- the LOC103981086 gene encoding ADP-ribosylation factor 1, which yields MGLTFTRLFSRLFSKKEMRILMVGLDAAGKTTILYKLKLGEIVTTIPTIGFNVETVEYKNISFTVWDVGGQDKIRPLWRHYFQNTQGLIFVVDSNDRDRIIEARDELHRMLNEDELRDAVLLVFANKQDLPNAMNAAEITDKLGLHSLRQRHWYIQSTCATSGEGLYEGLDWLSNNIVSKA from the exons ATGGGGCTCACCTTTACGAGGTTATTTAGCCGGCTTTTCTCGAAGAAGGAGATGAGGATCTTGATGGTCGGGCTTGATGCGGCTGGTAAAACGACGATCTTGTACAAGCTCAAGCTCGGAGAAATAGTCACTACCATCCCCACTATAG GATTTAATGTGGAGACTGTAGAGTACAAGAACATTAGTTTCACCGTTTGGGATGTTGGTGGTCAAGATAAG ATCAGACCTCTATGGAGGCACTACTTCCAGAACACTCAGGGCCTTATTTTTGTTGTCGACAGCAATGACAGAGATCGTATTATTGAGGCAAGGGATGAACTGCATAGGATGCTAAATGAG GACGAGTTACGTGATGCTGTGTTGCTTGTGTTTGCAAATAAAcaagatcttccaaatgcaatGAATGCAGCTGAAATTACAGATAAGCTTGGCCTCCATTCCCTGCGTCAACGACACTG GTACATACAGAGCACATGTGCTACATCGGGTGAAGGTTTGTACGAGGGACTGGATTGGCTCTCCAACAATATCGTCAGCAAG GCTTGA
- the LOC135609796 gene encoding F-box protein SKIP24-like, which yields MSVLPDEIWALILEMGTAFGRLTYRDLCALAIASRRLNRLARDPALWATLLALDFPAGRHEPHDKATSVKSLYRIRFERDKARQLAAARRAVLYAESRVAASRKRLEELESSLAREGKRLKAAVSELTDLERARTASVALNVWQPQVVRGRQKQIVEQCTVPVESRLGALKMEIKVCKQQIAIFNKAYNEEKKKLSEYNEALTSLKYHPLRSNFDSTIRHSNKRKRLKQSSDLKYGDGPVEQERVESLPNKSI from the exons aTGTCGGTGCTTCCGGACGAGATATGGGCCCTAATCCTGGAGATGGGTACTGCCTTCGGCCGCCTCACCTACCGCGACCTCTGCGCCCTCGCCATCGCCTCCCGCCGCCTCAACCGCCTCGCCCGGGACCCCGCCCTCTGGGCCACTCTTCTCGCCCTCGACTTTCCCGCTGGCCGACATGAGCCCCACGACAAGGCCACTTCGGTCAAATCCCTCTACCGGATCAG GTTCGAGAGGGACAAGGCGAGGCAGCTCGCCGCCGCGAGGCGCGCGGTGCTCTATGCGGAGAGTCGTGTGGCTGCTTCACGGAAGAGGCTGGAGGAGTTGGAATCGTCGTTGGCACGCGAGGGCAAGAGGCTGAAGGCCGCTGTATCTGAGTTAACTgatttggagagagcaag GACGGCATCTGTTGCTCTAAATGTATGGCAGCCACAAGTAGTTCGTGGGAGACAAAAGCAGATAGTTGAGCAATGCACTGTGCCAGTTGAATCTCGCCTTGGTGCTTTAAAGATGGAAATTAAAGTTTGTAAGCAACAGATTGCTATTTTTAACAAGGCCTAT AATGAGGAGAAGAAAAAGCTGAGTGAGTACAACGAAGCACTGACTTCACTGAAGTATCACCCCCTAAGAAGTAATTTTGATTCGACCATCAGACATTCTAACAAGCGAAAAAGGCTCAAGCAAAGTAGTGACT TGAAATATGGTGATGGTCCAGTTGAGCAGGAAAGGGTAGAGAGCCTCCCTAACAAAAGCATTTAG
- the LOC103981085 gene encoding uncharacterized protein LOC103981085, with protein MGEHLVLYVDEVITPKTGAQRIEGANSSGLEATQGLACSALCTSAVDSIIEMDGKEESSVGEEEEPLLQIVECRICQEEDHIKNLETPCACSGSIKYAHRECVQRWCNEKGDITCEICNEQYRPGYTVVPRVHPVESVINISGGWTIRGSHLDLHDPRVIAMATARHGFLEAEYDEQAATNVSSVACSFVVLLLMALLLLRQALSITDAIEEDDDDDASTYFSLFLLRAVSFLFPCYIMAWTISVLQRRRERQEAAALLSATEVASMLQQSGQGRHLQFATAPESPSTLEQETRR; from the exons ATGGGAGAACATCTGGTCTTGTATGTTGATGAAGTCATCACGCCAAAGACAGGAGCGCAGAGAATAGAGGGTGCAAATTCCTCCGGATTGGAAGCAACACAGGGTCTGGCCTGCTCTGCTCTCTGCACCTCTGCGGTCGATTCCATCATTGAGATGGACGGCAAGGAAGAAAGCAGTGTTGGGGAGGAAGAAGAGCCACTCCTTCAGATCGTGGAATGCCGTATTTGCCAAGAGGAGGATCATATAAAAAACTTGGAAACCCCTTGCGCTTGTAGCGGTAGCATAAAG TATGCTCATAGGGAATGTGTGCAACGCTGGTGCAATGAGAAAGGCGATATAACCTGTGAAATTTGCAATGAG CAATACAGACCAGGATACACTGTAGTGCCACGTGTCCACCCTGTTGAAAGTGTTATTAATATCAG TGGAGGATGGACCATCAGAGGCTCCCATTTGGATTTGCATGACCCTCGGGTTATTGCAATGGCAACAGCACGACACGGCTTCCTTGAAGCTGAATATGATGAGCAAGCTGCTACAAATGTCAGCAGTGTTGCTTGTAGTTTTGTGGTTCTGCTG CTAATGGCTCTCTTATTGTTAAGGCAAGCATTGAGCATTACCGATGCTattgaagaagatgatgatgatgatgcttccACATATTTTTCA CTTTTTCTTCTGCGGGCTGTTTCATTTCTATTCCCGTGTTACATCATGGCCTGGACCATTAGTGTTCTGCAGCGCCGACGGGAAAGACAG GAAGCAGCTGCATTATTATCAGCAACTGAAGTTGCATCCATGCTGCAGCAGTCTGGCCAAGGAAGGCATTTGCAGTTTGCCACGGCACCAGAGTCACCTTCAACTCTGGAACAAGAGACACGTCGATAG
- the LOC135609795 gene encoding probable arabinosyltransferase ARAD1: MANRNIQQYGHVCRKPFLFSLSFAIILVLPYLFFWDYAGKPVVNHVLPKEKIFSVIENRGIPARDHDAEPSSFREPSFLDQFGATDEEPERCHPSKALLKVFMYDLPPEFHFGLLGWDGDGKSVWPDIQTKIPKYPGGLNLQHSLEYWLTLDLLSSRFPNRSGPCSAVRVEDSREADVVFVPFFSSLSYNRHSKVKPPQTVSINKLLQQKLVQFLTAQQEWKRSGGRDHIILAHHPNSMLDARSKLWPCMFVLADFGRYAPHVANVEKDVIAPYRHLIKTFVNDSSGFDERPTLLYFQGAIYRKDGGSIRQELFYLLRDEKDVHFSFGSVVANGINEASRGMHSAKFCLNIAGDTPSSNRLFDAIASHCVPVIISDDIELPYEDVLDYSKFCIFVRTSDAIREGFLIKLIRGVSREDWTRMWQRLKEVEGFFEFQYPSKKNDAVQMIWQAVARKVPAIRLKVHRSRRFSQFNTQR; this comes from the exons ATGGCCAACAGAAACATACAACAATATGGGCATGTGTGCCGGAAACCCTTCCTTTTTAGTCTCTCCTTTGCAATAATCCTGGTCCTGCCCTACCTCTTCTTCTGGGATTATGCTGGAAAACCAGTAGTCAACCATGTATTGCCAAAAGAAAAGATCTTTTCCGTGATTGAGAACCGAGGTATCCCTGCAAGGGACCATGATGCTGAACCTTCGTCGTTCAGGGAGCCGTCTTTCTTGGATCAATTTGGAGCAACAGATGAAGAGCCCGAGCGATGTCATCCAAGCAAAGCGCTTTTGAAGGTTTTCATGTATGATTTGCCTCCTGAGTTCCACTTTGGTCTTTTGGGTTGGGATGGTGATGGCAAGAGTGTGTGGCCTGATATACAGACCAAAATCCCAAAGTATCCTGGTGGATTGAATCTTCAACATAGTCTTGAGTACTGGCTGACTTTGGATCTCTTGTCTTCAAGATTTCCCAACCGGAGTGGCCCATGCAGTGCGGTGAGGGTTGAGGATTCCCGAGAAGCTGATGTTGTGTTTGTGCCTTTCTTTTCATCGTTGAGCTACAATCGGCATTCAAAGGTCAAACCACCTCAAACAGTTAGTATAAACAAGTTGTTGCAGCAGAAGCTGGTGCAGTTTTTAACAGCTCAACAGGAATGGAAAAGATCAGGGGGGAGAGACCATATCATACTGGCACACCATCCAAACAGCATGTTAGATGCTCGGTCGAAATTGTGGCCTTGCATGTTTGTTCTTGCAGATTTTGGCCGGTATGCTCCCCATGTAGCTAATGTGGAGAAAGATGTAATTGCTCCCTACAGGCATCTGATCAAGACATTCGTTAATGACTCATCTGGCTTTGATGAACGCCCTACATTATTGTACTTTCAAGGAGCTATCTACAGGAAAGAT GGAGGATCGATCCGACAAGAGTTATTTTATCTTCTAAGGGATGAAAAAGATGTACATTTTTCATTTGGAAGTGTCGTTGCTAATGGGATAAACGAGGCCAGTCGAGGGATGCATTCTGCAAAATTCTGTCTAAATATTGCTGGGGACACGCCATCTTCCAACCGACTATTTGATGCCATAGCTAGCCACTGTGTCCCAGTCATCATCAGTGACGATATCGAGCTCCCATATGAAGATGTACTCGACTATTCCAAGTTTTGCATCTTTGTGCGCACATCTGATGCTATCAGAGAGGGttttctaataaaattaatcAGAGGAGTAAGTCGAGAGGACTGGACCCGGATGTGGCAAAGGTTGAAGGAGGTCGAAGGCTTCTTCGAATTTCAGTACCCATCTAAGAAAAATGATGCCGTTCAGATGATATGGCAGGCAGTGGCAAGAAAAGTTCCAGCAATTCGGCTCAAAGTACACAGATCAAGGCGATTCTCTCAGTTCAATACACAAAGATAG
- the LOC135609797 gene encoding uncharacterized protein LOC135609797, producing the protein MPLCSTSLRLRIQSWLRDYDRLQSVAVILIYIQIGCALIGSLGALYNGVLLINLVVALFALVAIESSSQSLGRTYAVLLFFAIVLDIAWFILFSRTIWNVTPDQKYGQLFVFSLRLALLMEIVGFSVRFLSTFLWIQIYRLGVSTVDNPINHADYSVRNSFVNPSTHDVARQNSNSDEILGGAIYDPTYYSSLFEDAQDKRCMPEGDKQIVHDGLSSPVIEAPKLKSCIGRSFHGIDIDSALRKPLVQ; encoded by the exons ATGCCCTTGTGTTCGACGTCGCTCCGATTGCGGATTCAGTCGTGGCTTCGCGACTACGATCGTCTTCAGTCCGTCGCCGTCATCCTCATCTACATCCAA ATTGGGTGTGCTCTGATCGGATCGCTCGGGGCATTGTACAATGGGGTGTTGCTGATCAACCTGGTGGTGGCGCTTTTTGCACTAGTGGCGATCGAGAGCAGCAGTCAGAGCCTCGGGAGGACCTATGCAGTACTTCTATTCTTCGCTATTGTGCTCGACATCGCGTGGTTCATACTTTTCTCGCGCACGATATG GAACGTCACTCCTGATCAGAAGTATGGGCAACTTTTTGTCTTCTCACTCAGACTTGCTTTGTTGATGGAAATTGTTGGCTTTTCAGTGAGGTTTTTGTCCACATTCTTATGGATTCAGATATATCGATTGGGGGTTTCAACTGTGGACAATCCTATCAACCATGCAGATTACAGTGTCAGAAATAGTTTTGTGAACCCTTCAACACATGATGTAGCTAGGCAGAACTCCAATTCTGATGAGATTTTGGGAGGTGCCATCTATGATCCAACGTATTACTCCTCCCTTTTTGAGGATGCTCAAGATAAACGATGCATGCCTGAG GGTGACAAACAGATTGTTCATGATGGTCTCTCTTCTCCAGTAATTGAAGCTCCAAAACTTAAATCATGCATTGGTAGATCTTTTCATGGTATAGAT ATCGATAGTGCTCTTAGAAAGCCCCTAGTGCAGTGA
- the LOC135609799 gene encoding uncharacterized protein LOC135609799 isoform X1, with protein sequence MDVDSQPNIEETILVGDDLMLGLPSPIIPPEIASHVLEGVDLCDGVLRNLFLCLQINDIEPFCQDEIVLYRECAEKRDKELRQRLSDSEHKLGLSMPIEEAKERAAQLQSEVTSLERHMILASGIQGMEGFRQRWSLHGRLEDTKRRMEALNQGIEKRKPDKIHGEPVRKKWFFW encoded by the exons ATGGATG TTGATTCACAGCCAAACATAGAAGAAACAATTCTAGTAGGTGATGACCTTATGCTGGGGCTCCCTTCACCTATTATTCCACCGGAGATTGCATCTCATGTTCTTGAAGGTGTTGATTTATGTGATGGAGTGCTAAGGAATCTTTTTTTAT gcttgcaaatcaatgATATTGAACCATTTTGCCAAGATGAGATTGTTTTGTATCGAGAGTGTGCTGAGAAAAGG GATAAAGAGTTAAGACAGAGACTTTCAGATAGTGAACATAAATTGGGGCTGTCCATGCCCATTGAAGAAGCAAAGGAAAGAGCTGCTCAACTTCAATCAGAAGTTACATCTCTAGAAAG gcacatgattcttgcaagtGGAATTCAAGGCATGGAAGGATTTCGTCAGCGCTGGAGCTTGCATGGACGTCTTGAGGATACCAA AAGAAGAATGGAAGCTTTAAACCAGGGAATAGAAAAGAGGAAACCTGACAAGATCCACGGAGAGCCAGTTAGAAAAAAATGGTTTTTTTGGTAG